A genomic window from Leptospira broomii serovar Hurstbridge str. 5399 includes:
- the plsY gene encoding glycerol-3-phosphate 1-O-acyltransferase PlsY, whose product MNLASIFLAFGSFFLGSIPFGFLIAKYIGGVDIREKGSGNIGATNVTRLLGWKVGLPVLLLDISKGILPIVFAKYALHINSELTLLLCGIAAVAGHVFSPFLKMKGGKGVATSFGVFLVLAPGSVFFSLVVFLFLKKVFGFVSLGSIGGAISLPISYVLLSRIEGLDFHTPTFWAICSISTAILILHRTNLLRLIRGSEFSSDKEKYRKQTED is encoded by the coding sequence ATGAACCTTGCTTCTATTTTCCTTGCTTTCGGATCGTTTTTTTTAGGTTCGATTCCGTTCGGATTTCTTATAGCGAAGTATATCGGAGGGGTGGACATTCGCGAGAAAGGTAGCGGAAACATAGGGGCAACAAACGTTACTCGCCTATTAGGCTGGAAAGTCGGATTACCCGTATTGTTATTAGATATCTCTAAAGGCATTTTACCGATAGTATTTGCGAAATACGCGCTACATATAAATTCCGAGTTAACCCTTTTATTATGCGGAATTGCAGCCGTAGCCGGCCACGTTTTTTCCCCGTTTCTAAAAATGAAGGGAGGGAAGGGCGTTGCGACGAGTTTCGGAGTCTTCTTAGTCTTGGCTCCGGGATCGGTTTTTTTCAGCCTGGTAGTATTCTTATTTCTGAAGAAAGTTTTCGGTTTCGTCTCCTTAGGTTCGATAGGTGGAGCGATTTCCTTACCGATCAGCTACGTCTTACTATCTCGTATAGAAGGTTTGGATTTCCATACTCCCACTTTTTGGGCGATTTGCAGTATCAGTACCGCGATTTTGATATTGCATCGTACAAACTTACTTCGTTTAATAAGGGGAAGCGAGTTCTCTTCCGACAAAGAAAAATACAGAAAACAGACCGAAGACTGA